From the Tachysurus fulvidraco isolate hzauxx_2018 chromosome 21, HZAU_PFXX_2.0, whole genome shotgun sequence genome, the window ttagtgaactggatgaaccggttcaccaaatcggactgattcgttctaaacagttcgcgatttgagtcagcgctgatccacaagttactaaagttactcactttcagtcATGCTTGAAAGTctgtccgactctaaataaactaatatcccggagttatatgtaactcctgtacactgaactgacatgttgtgctgagagaactgtgagcgcgagctgttgatactgcgcatgcgtgaattactgaaccgatacagcgaatcatcagtacactgaactgagaactgtttcggacgcgtccgagaaccaatgagctgttgatactgcgcatgcttgaataactgaactgatacagcgcatcaccagtacactgaactgagaactgtttctttcggacgcgtccgagaaccgatgaactagtacagcgaatcatcagtacactgaactgagaactgtttcggacgcgtccgacatactgttgatgctgcgcatgaaccttcagagcaaattatacatattgggatatgcatagtaactagttataggctattaaacatttttataaaaaaaaatcaatatatgtcactcaatatatgtcagttaattttactattgactattgtgcaggttagtttgtatttttatatgccgctttttgtaaattgatgattagtttattaactttatatctttaagacacgtaaaacatccacgtttgcacataaatgcctgtactgcatgttttagttgcaaaacttaaatgtaagaaacgtattcaactaaagttatgattacaaagaacttttcgaatgtgttaaattgattgtattattatctgccggcagcgggataatggaatttgcgtcattacgtcattgtgaatgacgtcataACGttaggacgtaaaagaactggtgaactggatttttgaactggttcattaaatcgaactgttcattaaatcgaactgtcattaaatcgaactgttcattaaatcgaactgtcattaaatcgaactgttcattaaatcgaagaaccggttcgcggaaaagaaccgaacttcccatcactactagcagtttaaaaaaaactgcatgcgtcttgcggaagaacattgtaaccggcgctacttctctccgtttatgactatggacgagtcaccCTGGTCCTGTGCTACTCCACAGCGGCGGCGACCCGCTGGACTAAAGTAGTccgaaaatgtttttattttcatccttaacacatacattttaaacaagaaaCTATGTAGTATGTTTCGGTCATAATTTAACCTGGTAAAAGACGAACAAAGATTTTAGAAAAACAACATATCTTACTCCAAgttttaggggtgctgagctcATTTTTAGCGGTGCTGAAGCACCCCTAAAAAGGGGCTAGCCTCGcccatgattattattattaatacttcagtaaaggtaattaaatctattctgttgttagtgtggtctCTAAACTTATGAACTGTGTACTGATGCTATCATAatggactgacaaaggtggtacagtacatgaggaagcaatttgacaacaatgcagtaaataatttaggtgcaTCAAAAGGCGTGCTCgttaagataccagcagacatgctaatccagcacaaattaatgcataaaaggtcaccaaaatgaagtattgaacctcataattaaatacaaaaggaggaggaaaaactgcaaaaaggtcCACGTTTTGAAAAAAGACCACCCCTTTCAATAGGCTGGCTATGGACCtgtgtagtggagtaaaagtgaaaggacataaatttacatttatatttacagcatttggcagacacccttagccagagcgacgtacataagtgcttaaatagccagagcgacgtacataagtgcataagtggctcactaggttacatacttaagataccatgagtttaaaacatttgttcaaagttacaatgaaaaagtgtcaacgttttttttttaaatacaaaagataGGGAGAGAAGtgctttaaaatttaaaaagcgaagtaaagtacagatacgtgaaatttctacttaagtacagtaacaaagtatttgtactccgttacattgcAACACTGAGTGGTACCATATAGGCACTGAATTCTCAGCTTTGATTCATCATAATaggttgattcattttctataacagcaaccTTGACAGTCATACAGCTGTATATTACAGGTTTATATTCGTTCGTCTAATTTTTTGTAGTAACATCTGATTCATATAGGGATTTATTGGGCAGATGCTCCAAATATTCTAAAACTAGTAAGAAATGAGTTATAAGGAAAACTGTTTGTTGATATAATGTTTTCTGTTCATCCGTTATGAAGGTGTGTTTTagggaagtggtagcttagtggtgaaggtgttggactgATCGGAAAGGctgtgagttcaaaccccaggtccactaagctgccactcctggccCTCTGAGCCTGAGCCTTCAATTGCTTAGCTGTGTaattgagataaatgtaagtcgccctagataaaggcatctgccaaatgcggtaaatgtaaatgagtctctagtgtcagtgtTTCATAACTGTACAGGGCTTTGCAGTTTCTGAGTAGGTCTGGTGATAAAATGACTGTTATCAGATATCATATGTTataacattaactgaagctgttAGTGTGCAAAAAAGTCAGGGTGGGGATTTTAATGGTTAATATATTGCGGTtgtaaaagaggaataaaacaccccAAGCCTGTTTTGTCGCCACTACctgtcatttttaatataatgtttcatttttaatagaGAGTTTAATATAATGTTCCAGCAGATAAATTAGGAAGTTGTGCTCCTGTTCCTACAGACTTGTTATGGAATAATCTATGGCATGGGAGCAAAGTCATTAGGAGAGCAAATGGGTATTGATGAAAATGTCTGTTACATtgaggcagaggtgggaagtaacggagtaaaaatacttcgttactgtacttaagtacatttttctggtatcagtactttactccactatttatttttcggacaactttttacttttactcctTACATTTTTACTCAAATATctgtacattttcaaaacggactcgttacttttagtattatttcttctcattgagcgctgtttccagcctatcatcctatcattgttcggctttttcaccatgtgactggtgtattgtattatttactggctatcagacatagactaaggatagcggagctaacatgagcagcacgcctacaaaaggaatggctaatgttaattcagagggagtcaccgatgttaaaataactaacaacgaggacattcctgaacacacatggccatatatgagggagatgtttgaaataatcggcgtcaaaaaggattcctggcgaatgcgttgcgaattgtgtcaaccaggggcggttctagcccttttttagggtggcttcagcccctgtctgtaatctcaggcACCCTataactataagtataatttttactttcataaataagcaataaaaaatgcagaacatgtcgtcgatgggaaagaaaattatttatcagcttgatccaagagcgattttttttactttgcttttacacgcgtgtgttgtagtctttcaaaagtgcgtcttcagctgtctgctttatttcaaCGGAAAATCACAGGTACGCGCaacgtgcacgcgcagtcagagctggaggtgtttatctataacgttaatcggcggaaagacggcaaccaaaagcagtgaaatttccctattcttattaccagagttgtcatataatatagaactcttcttgttttaaattctcactgagggctaaacccccctaaagatgaaatcctagaaccgcccctggtgtcaacccaaaaaacacgaagtgtttaatttaattaacattaattttgtaatttgtaaaacatcacaatcattttgagttgttttcaaggacagggctggaatctccctacagtttgggatattgccttggtgatacacttggtatacattatatttccaaaagtattgggtcacctgacctttcctgctatatgtggttgttttctgatctcatccctagtgaacacctttgggatgaatgtgaacgctgactccaccctacctcacctacatcagtgcctgccttttgtAACACTCTTGtagctgatgaacacaaatattcatcagcacactccaaaattaaatattcatacacacacacacattatatatatatatatatatatatatatatatatatatatatatatatatatatatatatatatataaaatcatgacgtccagttaccagcgtGACACTAAACAGGGagtagtaacggcgacttttactggagtcttttaaaaaagtgagtatctgtacttctacttgagtaaaggatgtgtgtacttttgccacctctgcatTGAGACATTCAAGTCCAGATACACAGGTAAATTCCAGAGTAGTTCTTAGATATGTAACATCATTACAAACTAGattgtgattattttatttttccccaaaGGTATACAGGCGTTTCTTCGTGAATCCGTAAAGAACTGCAGTAAAAATGGCTTTGTGAAGACGTTACTTGGGAGGAAGCGGTTTTTGCTTGGAATCAAGGAGTCAAACATGTATATCAAGTCTCATGTAAGGTTCTTTATtagatttctttaaaatgatgggaagcaaaacaaacaaaaagcggTTCTTCCTAAGTTGGTTTCCTCCTCGCTCCAGTCAGAACGGCTGGCAGTCAACACGACAGTCCAGGGCTTTGCAGCAGATATCGTCAAACTGGCTACTATCAATATCTCATGTAGACTGGAGGAGGCTTTTGCTGAAGTGCTGCTATCACATCAGCATTACCTCAGTGGGCCAGGTAAAACCTCCTGTCACTAAAGTGAAGGCGACCTTTCTATCATTAGGACATTCATGACTTatgattttgttcatttattagaCAAAGGAAGGTGCAGGTCTCGGTCCAAACCTTCTAAAGGAGCCTTCTTTATACTCCAGCTTCATGACGAACTTATTTATGAGGTTGCAGAGGAGGATGTCATCCAGGTGTGTAGACttcttttaaaatatgaaatctAAAAACCATAGTGATCGAGACCAGTGTCTGGAGGTCGAAAGAGAATATAACTCTCAGGGAGAAGGAGGGATGGCTTTATTCCTTGTTGATCCCTGGTGTCTGAGAGCTCATGTATACATAAGACTGCACTTGTATGAGAGTGAAAAGCTAAATAGTGAGTGAGAACTTGCAGATGACCAAAATTGGGAGgcaataatattttttcttcctctcttttttaaTCAGGTTGCACAAATTGTGAAAGGGGAAATGGAAGCTGCTGTGAAACTGTATGTGAAGCTCAGAGTGAAGGTTAAAGTGGGCCCAAGCTGGGGAAACCTTCGAGTTGGATATATATCTATTGCTATGGATTTCTTATTCCAGAGTTGCTGCTTTACAAAATTACTGTATTTAATTCTATTATCCTTAATGAATATGTACATGAACTTTTAAAGGATGTCTAGTTATTACAGTGTAAAAATGaatttatattcttatttttatcctgtaaataaaaaccaaaaaagaGACAACTTTCAAATGACTTTAATAAATCTGCCAATCACACCCTGTCTGaacactatttattattatgcaatTACAGTTCGGACAGTATGTATCTAAAGCACTTGGTACAGTTAAGAAAGGAAGGTACGTACAGTGCCTTTTACCAAGCCTCTACATATGGGGCACTTGCGTAATGAAGGAGCACACTCTTTACACACCACCAGGTGCCCACATGGTATAAAGACAATGTTGACCTCTTTATCCATGCATACTTTACATGTGCGTTCTTCTTGAAGTCTCCGGAGCTGTTCCTCCATTGGCAAGtctgtaaaataatttaaaacacattacttttaataaatagTTTCCGTATTGTTCAGTCTTTTAGGGCAGGATCTGTATCTGATTCCCTTAGTGGAAAAAGCTAcaaactgggaaaaaaaaaatccaaaagactaaaaacaaaagcaaacaaaaaacctaATATTTGAAGATACCTGAAAGATCTTGACTCGGTGATACAGCTTCATTTGTCTGGGCTGAAATTGCAGCAAAAAGAACATCAATGGATTGTCAGTAATATGTTGTGGTGTATGTCTGCTGTGGATTTCTCCCTCCTtacttataaaaaaatataaataaataataataaaaaaaaatctctacaaATGTTCTTTGAGTATcgcttttattattgttatttttttaaagggatCCCCTTTATATGTTCCTACCTGATATAAGGTGTCAACTATAACAGTCTTTACAGagacaaacaccaaacactcaattcacagacaaaaaataactactaaataatataaaagatttAATACCCATTAGCTCTCTCAAGAGGTACACATCATTCTTTTTGATCCAGTTGCGGAACACCTCTGCTGCTGCATTCCCCTTTGACAAGACCAGGTCGATGAGTTGACCGGTCTGCTGCTTGACTGAAGTGCAGTTGCGTATGGTGTCATACTCCTTCTGTGAAATGACATTCTCCTCCAACAGATGATCCATTAAGCTCTGGACACTTTTCAAACGCTGTGTCAAGGCAGCATGGTGCTTCTTCAAAAATGTAAATCcatctacaaacaaaaaattaaaaaaaggaaagcttAATGACGGATATTTACCACACTGAATTTAAACTGCCAAATGAACCTGCATGAAGCTGAAGCCACACCTGACGCCATTGCCTCTGCAAACATTTCTCgttcctcttctcttttttcgtCTTCAGCACTCAACAGATCAGACACCAGTTCCTGGACAGTTTTATAGTTTTCTCCGCTAGTGAGAATTTTGCTCTGGACCGTCTGCTTCACTAAACTGCGCTCAAATCCCATTTCTAGCGCTGCTTTCACCACAGGTGTGTTCATCATTACAGCATCTTCTGAGCGCTCTTCTCCAGGACCCAAATGTACAACTATGAAtacaaatgggggaaaaaaacaaaaaacaaaaaaaaaaacaaaaaacattcatttataaGAAAGTGCTGTTGAATGCTCAGTCCTGATTGGATAGGTGTTAATTCATTATCCACAACAGCATGGAATTCTTCATATTAATTGCTTACCTGGTGGATCAACAAATTCTCTTGAGTCTCCATTGTTCAACAGCTGTGGGGAAAAATAAGAACCAAAGTAGATCCTCTTGTGGTAATAAATCGTTATAAAGTAGACAGTATACAGGACTCTTTGCCATGACATACCTGTTCAAACAATCTTGGAAACCTAGCTTGGATCTGATGAACAAACTCTTGCCCCTTTTCTTGCAAAAGATACTCACACCTGCAACAAAAAGGGATTTAAAAAGTGAGTttaagcaacaacaaaaaaaacccaactgaATAGAAGGAGTCATTGATACAAAATCACTTTACCTGGGAAACCATTTAGCATGTTCAACCCAAGGATCATCTCCTGATTCCCAACATCTGAGTCCTCCATCACAACAGAAGCACTTGACATCGTCATTACGACCTACAAACAAGCAATGTTCCTTAGATATCATActgaacaaataaaatagacaaGCCAAAGTAATGAAAGCTGTTCTCACCAACATAGTAAAAACCAGCCTTGGCCAGCTGGTCTGGGCGGACAGGTATTCTTGAAGGCCAGTTAATAAATGTAAGCAGCCTTTCTTCACACTGCTGCATTGCTGGGTTGGAGACATTGGCCAAACCACCAGCTATTGGGATGTTATCAGCTCGGTCACCTCTCACAAAGCGGCAGTTTGGGTAATGCCTCTGGTGCTCAGATAAAGCCCTATCTCCAGGCTCCCAGTTACTCAGGTGCCCACCACAGCTGAAGCAAGCCACTCTGTCTCCTTGGCTGAGATAATAGAAACCAGCCTTAGCAAGCTCGGCAGGGGTGATCGTGGCAAGTGTCCAGTTTTGAAAGGTGTCCAAGCGATCCTGTTCTCGTCGCATACTGGGATTGTGGCAAGCAGGTGGCCTCAGATGGGACATGTCTTCCACACCACGAGTTGACAGTGGGCTGGAGGGGGCAAGGTTGCTCATGTTCAGATATCCAGCTTGCTCATCTGTTGGGCCTGAAGCTGAAGTGGCTGCAGGAATATTTAGTTGCAGGATAGTAGCATTGCGAAGAGGTGAAAAGGCTGAATGAGAGGATGACAAGAGATTGGCAGTAGAAGGCAAGCTCTGAATGAAAGTGCAGTTGGGGGACATTTGCTTGTGCCTCTCGGCTGGACATTCTCCTGACTGCCAGTTGTCAATGGTGATGTTGCATCGGAAACACTGGACTCTATCACCTGTGccagtgtaaaaaaaaccaGCACGGGCAAGGCTTCTCTCGGTCACCGGTGCTGAGGAGGGAAACTTTGCGAAGGTCGAAATGCGAAACAGTTCACTTGTATTATCATATTGTAGGTCTGCTGGTGCACTGGTACGACACAGACCT encodes:
- the birc2 gene encoding baculoviral IAP repeat-containing protein 2 isoform X1, which produces MEILQNSPFLRGLCRTSAPADLQYDNTSELFRISTFAKFPSSAPVTERSLARAGFFYTGTGDRVQCFRCNITIDNWQSGECPAERHKQMSPNCTFIQSLPSTANLLSSSHSAFSPLRNATILQLNIPAATSASGPTDEQAGYLNMSNLAPSSPLSTRGVEDMSHLRPPACHNPSMRREQDRLDTFQNWTLATITPAELAKAGFYYLSQGDRVACFSCGGHLSNWEPGDRALSEHQRHYPNCRFVRGDRADNIPIAGGLANVSNPAMQQCEERLLTFINWPSRIPVRPDQLAKAGFYYVGRNDDVKCFCCDGGLRCWESGDDPWVEHAKWFPRCEYLLQEKGQEFVHQIQARFPRLFEQLLNNGDSREFVDPPVVHLGPGEERSEDAVMMNTPVVKAALEMGFERSLVKQTVQSKILTSGENYKTVQELVSDLLSAEDEKREEEREMFAEAMASDGFTFLKKHHAALTQRLKSVQSLMDHLLEENVISQKEYDTIRNCTSVKQQTGQLIDLVLSKGNAAAEVFRNWIKKNDVYLLRELMAQTNEAVSPSQDLSDLPMEEQLRRLQEERTCKVCMDKEVNIVFIPCGHLVVCKECAPSLRKCPICRGLVKGTVRTFLS
- the birc2 gene encoding baculoviral IAP repeat-containing protein 2 isoform X2, with the translated sequence MEILQNSPFLRGLCRTSAPADLQYDNTSELFRISTFAKFPSSAPVTERSLARAGFFYTGTGDRVQCFRCNITIDNWQSGECPAERHKQMSPNCTFIQSLPSTANLLSSSHSAFSPLRNATILQLNIPAATSASGPTDEQAGYLNMSNLAPSSPLSTRGVEDMSHLRPPACHNPSMRREQDRLDTFQNWTLATITPAELAKAGFYYLSQGDRVACFSCGGHLSNWEPGDRALSEHQRHYPNCRFVRGDRADNIPIAGGLANVSNPAMQQCEERLLTFINWPSRIPVRPDQLAKAGFYYVGRNDDVKCFCCDGGLRCWESGDDPWVEHAKWFPRCEYLLQEKGQEFVHQIQARFPRLFEQLLNNGDSREFVDPPVVHLGPGEERSEDAVMMNTPVVKAALEMGFERSLVKQTVQSKILTSGENYKTVQELVSDLLSAEDEKREEEREMFAEAMASDGFTFLKKHHAALTQRLKSVQSLMDHLLEENVISQKEYDTIRNCTSVKQQTGQLIDLVLSKGNAAAEVFRNWIKKNDVYLLRELMDLPMEEQLRRLQEERTCKVCMDKEVNIVFIPCGHLVVCKECAPSLRKCPICRGLVKGTVRTFLS